The following DNA comes from Vogesella indigofera.
CGATACAGAATACGAAATCTTCTACCAGGCTGAGAAAATAACCAAAACTCAGCGTAGGCTTCTTTGATTTGTGACAGTTTATGTCTGGTGGCCATAGCGAGGTGGTCCCACGCCTTCCCGTTCCGAACAGGACCGTGAAACGCCTTAGCGCCGATGATAGTGCAGATACCTGTGTGAAAGTAGGACACCGCCAGACGCCCCATAGAGATGCCCTGACCTGATGGTCAGGGCATTGGTTTACCCGCCGAATGCCGGTAAACGACCAGTTTCTCTGGTGACCATAGCGAAGTAGTACCACGCCTTCCCATTCCGAACAGGACCGTGAAATACTTTAGCGCCGATGATAGTGCCCATTGCGGGTGTGAAAGTAGGACATTGCCAGAGCCCCATTACTGCTGCGGAAAATACCGCGGTGGACAGAAAAGCCCAGACCATGTGTCTGGGCTTTTTGCATTGCATTGGCACTGCGGCGAGCGCGGAGGCAATGGTATCCTTGCCGCTTATCGTATGGTGTGCCGCGTGTCGTCGTGGCCGCAGTAAAGGAACCGCATGGCTTACCCGACTCCGCAGTTTGAAGAAAAAATCTGTCCGCCCGAGCAACTGGCCGCAAGGTTGGCCGCATTGCCACGGCCGATCGTGTTTACCAATGGCTGTTTCGACATCCTGCATCGCGGTCACGTGACCTATCTGGCGCAGGCGCGCGCGCTCGGCGGCAGCCTGATCGTGGGGCTGAATACCGACGCTTCGGTGAAACGGCAGGGCAAGGGCGACGACCGTCCGATCAACAACGAGCTGAACCGCGCCGCGGTGCTGGCGGCACTGGAAAGTGTCAGCCTGGTGACCTGGTTTGACAGCGACACCCCGGCGGGGCTGATCGCGCTGGTACAGCCGGATGTGCTGGTCAAGGGCGGCGACTGGACGGTGGCCAACATCGTCGGCAGCGCCGAAACGCTGGCCCGCGGCGGCGAGGTGCACTCCATCCCCTTCCTGTTCGATACCTCGACCACCGCCACTATCAAGAAAATCCGGACCGCGGACGGCCAATGAAAGACCTGGCGTTTTCGGTGTTGCGCACCCTGGCCGACGGCCGTTTCCACTCCGGCGAGGCGATGGCGCAGCAGCTCGGCTGTTCGCGCACCCTGGTGTGGCAGGCGGTGCATCATCTGGAAAACGAATTCGGCCTCACCGTGTTCAGCGTGCGCGGCCAGGGCTACCGCCTGCCGGCGCCGTTTGCGCTGCTGGAGGTGGCTGCGGTGCGCGCCGGGCTGGACGAGCGTGCGGCCAATGTGTTCACGCTGGCACTGGCCGAGGAGATCGACTCCTCCAATACCCAGCTCACCACGCGCGCGGCGCAGGGCGCACCGCACGGCCTGGTGCTGGCGGCGGAGCGGCAGACCGCTGGGCGCGGCCGGCTGGGACGGCGCTGGCAGATGCGGCTCGGCGCCGGGCTGACGTTTTCCCTGCTGTGGCGCTTTGATCGCGGCCTGTCCGGCCTGGCCGGGCTGTCGCTTGTGGTCGGCATTGCCATCGTACGCGCCCTGCGCGAATTCGGCGTGCCGGTGGCGCTGAAATGGCCAAACGATGTGCTGCTCGACGGCCGCAAGCTGGCCGGTATCCTGATCGAATTGTCCGGCGATGCGCTGGGGCCGGCGGCGGTGGTGATCGGCATCGGCCTCAACGTGGCGGCACCGGGCGAGGTGGACCAGCCGGTGGCCAATCTCGCCGATGCCGGCTGCAAGGTTGGCCGCAATGCGTTGCTGGCGGCGCTGCTCAACCAGCTGGCGCAGGTGCTGAGCCAGTTCGACCGCGACGGCTTTGTCGCCTTCCGCGACGAGTGGCACCAGCTGGCGGCCTTCATCGGCCAGCCGGTGCGTCTCAGCTTCAGTCATGGCGAGCCGGTCGATGGCATCGCCGTCGGCGTCGACGACAGCGGCGCGCTGCTGGTCGACAGCGCCGCCGGGCGCCGCGTGTTCCATGTCGGCGAAGTCAGCCTGCGGGCGGCGCCATGAAGCTGCTGATCGACGCCGGCAACACCCGCGTCAAGTGGGCGCTGTGGGACGGCAAGCAGCTGCGGCAGCAGGGTGCGGTGGCGCACGCCGACATCGCCAGCCTGGCCGCGCCGTGGGCGGCGTTGTCGCTGGACGCAGTGCTGGCCGCCAGCGTGGCGCACGACGCGGTGCGGCAGGCGATCGAGGCGGCGGCGCCGCTGCCGGTGCAGTGGCAGCGTTCGCAGGCGGTGGCGTTCGGGGTGCGCAATCACTACCGCAATGTTTCCGAGCAGGGTGCCGACCGCTGGCTGGCGGTGCTCGGCGCGCGGCAGCGTTATCCGGCGCAGGACGTGGTGATTGCCAGTGCCGGCACCGCGCTGACGGTGGAGGCACTGACCGCCGAGGGTGACTATCTGGGCGGCCTGATTCTGCCCGGTTACCGCCTGATGCTGGCCAGCCTGGCGCAGAATACCGCCAATCTCGACCGCGCCGCCGGCCACGCCTGCGCTTTTCCGCAGGGCACCGAGGATGCGCTGGCCTCCGGCGCCATCGACGCGCTGTGCGGCGCGATGCAGCGTCTGCAGCAAAGGTTGGCCGCACACACCGGCCGGCCGCCGCTGCTGCTGCTCACCGGCGGCGACGCCGCTTTGTTGCAGCCGCACCTCCCGCCGGACACGCGGATGGTGGATAATCTGGTCCTCTATGGATTAGCAAGCGTGGCAGACGGCTCATGAAGTGGTTTCTCGTTATCGTGGTGGTACTGAACGTGCTGGTCGGCCTCTATGGCGTGCTGAAGCAGAAACCGGCCGCCGACATCGGCGCGCAGGACATCAATGCCGCGCAGCTGACCATCCTGCCGGCCGGCTGGCGCCCGGCATCCGCGCCGGTGGCGCAGCCGGAAGCCAGCGCCGTCACCGCGCTGACTGACAACCTCGACGCCAGTGTCGCCACCCCGGCGGCGGCACTGCCGGCAACCATCGCCAGCCAGCCATCAGTACAGAAGCCGGTCATGCAGAAGCCGGTGGCGCCGGTAAAGGCCGACATGCCGACCGTGGCCAAGATCGAGCTCAAACCAACTCCGGAGACCAAGCCGGTGGCCGGGCAGTGCCTGGCGTGGGGTGCGCTGGACGCCAAGCAGCTGGCACGGGTGCAGGGTGGCCTGCTGGCGCTGAAGCTGGCCACCGCGCCGCAAAGCAGCGTCAAGGAAGAAGCGCGTGGCTCCGGCCGGGTGTGGGTGTTCTACCCGCCGCTGGCGACGCAGGCGGAAACGCAGACGCTGGTGGCAGAGCTGAAGGGCAAGGGTTTCGACAGCTACATCGTCAAGACCGAGGGCGAGTTCAGGGGCCACCTGTCGCTGGGCCTGTTCTCGAAAGAGGCGGCGGCGCAGGCACTGGTGATGCGGCTGAAGGCGGCCGGCTACGACAAGGCCAAGGTCGATGCCCGCAGCGAGCGCAGCCAGGTCACCACCCTCAGTTTCCGCGCGCTGGACGCGGCCCAGGCCGACAAGCTGCGCGCGCTGCAGCAGCGGCTGCTGCCCGGCATTCCGCTGCGCGCCTGCAGCTGATCGCGAACCCGAGGCAGACCGTGCGGTCTGCCTTTTTCTTTGGCCCGCCATGCATCGACAACATTTTTCCCGGCTGCTGGACCAGCGCGTCGCCACCCGCAGCCTGTACCGCGAGCCGCTGACCTGGCTGCTGGGTGGGGCGATGGCCTTCATCGCCGGCGCGCTCAATGCCGGCGGCTTTCTCGCGGTACAGCGCTACACCTCGCACGTCTCCGGCGTGGTGTCGTCGATGGCGGACCATCTGGTACTGGGCGACGTGTCGGCAACGTTGGCCGCACTGGCCGCGCTGCTGGCCTTCATCGCCGGCGCCGCCCACGCCGCGTGGCTGATCAACTGGGCGCGGCGGCAGCGCCTGCGCAGCGGCTACGGCGTGTCGCTGATCGAGGAGTCGCTGTTGCTGCTGCTGTTCGGCGTGTTTGGCGCCGCGCTGGCGATCGCGCCCGCGTTCTTCGCGCCGCCTATCGTGCTGTTGCTGTGCTTCATCATGGGCATGCACAACACCATCGTCACCAAGCTGTCCGGCGGCCTGCTGCGCTCCACCCACATGACCGGCATCGCCACCGACATCGGCATCGAACTGGCCCGCGCCAGCTACTTCAACCGCGACCGCAGCAGCAAGGTGGCGCAGGTACACGCCAACCGCGAGCGGCTGCAGATCTACCTGCTGATCCTCGGCGCCTTCTTTGTCGGCGGCCTGGTCGGCGCGCTCGGCTTCAGCTACCTCGGCTACGGCTTCAGCGTGCCGCTGGCGCTGTTCCTGTTCGTGCTCGGCCTGCGCCCGTTGTGGTACGACCTGCGGCTGCGCTGGCGCTGGTGGCGCCACAGTCGCAGCGGCTCGCTGCGTGAAAAGACATGAATCTGTCATCGAAGTGACATGCTTTCGTGATCTGGCTGTCACGCGGCTGCCTTAAGGTAGGCGCGGTCAACAAACGCATGCCGCCACGAGGTTTATCATGTCCGACAGCTACAAATACAAACAATACGGTGTCGATGACACCTCCAACACCTGTGCCAACCCGGCGCTGTCCGAGGTGCTGGAAGCCCGCTTCTCCCGCCGCAGCCTGCTGCAGGGCACCGGTGCCCTCGGTGTGGCCGGCGTGCTGTCGGGCAGCTTCGCCACCTTGGCCGAAGCCGCCAGCGTGCCGTTTGCCAAGAAGACGCCGCTGCTGGGCTTCAAGTCCATCCCGTTCTCCAGTGACGACCGTGTGGTGGTGCCGGAAGGCTACAGCGCCGACGTGCTGTACGCCTGGGGCGACCCGGTCGGCATCAAGGGCAATATGCCGGTGTTCAAGCAGGATGCGTCCAACACCGCCGCCGAGCAGGAAGCCCAGGCCGGCATGCACCACGACGGCATGAGCTACTTCCCGCTGCCGCTGGCCGCTACCGGCTCCAAGCACGGCCTGCTGGCGATGAACCACGAATACACCGACGACGGCCTGCTGCACGTGGACGGCATGAAGAAATGGAATGCCGACAAGGTGCTGAAATCGCAGCACGCACACGGCGTATCGGTGATCGAGGTGGAGGACACCGGCAAGGGCTGGCGCGTGGTACGGCCGTCGAAGTACGCTCGTCGCATCCATGCCAACACCCCGATCGCGATCAGCGGTCCGGCGCGCGGCCACACGCTGATGCAGACCGAGGCCGACCCGAAGGGCGTGGAAATCCTCGGCACGCTGAACAACTGCGCCAACGGCCAGACGCCGTGGGGCACCTACCTCACCTGCGAAGAGAACTGGGACGGCTACTTCGTCAACGACTCCGGCACCCTGTCCGCCAACGAGAAGCGCTACGGCATCAACAACAAGGGCGCCGGTTACAACTGGGCGGTGGAAGACTTCCGCTTCGACCTGCAGCTGAACCCGAACGAAGCCAACCGCTTCGGCTGGGTGGTGGAGATCGACCCCTTCGACGCCAGCGCCAAACCGGTGAAGCACACCGCACTGGGCCGCTTCAAGCATGAAGGCGCCACCGTCACCATCGCCCCGTCCGGCCACGCCGTGGTGTACATGGGCGACGACCAGCGCTTCGAATACATCTACAAGTTCGTATCCAAGAACAAGTACAACCCGAAAAACCGCAAGGCCAATATGGGCCTGCTGTCGGAGGGCACGCTGTACGTGGCGCGCTTCAATGCCGACGGCGCCGGCGAATGGCTGCCGCTGGTGCACGGCCAGAACGGCCTGACCGCGGAAAACGGCTTTGCCGATCAGGGCGAAGTGGTGATCATGGCGCGTCTGGCCGCCGACAAGGTCGGCGCCACCAAGATGGACCGTCCGGAGTGGATCGCGGTCAACCCGCGTCAGGCCGGCGAGGTGTACTGCACGCTGACCAACAACAGCGACCGCGGCAAGGACGGCAAGCCGGGCACCGACGCCGCCAACCCGCGCAACGGCAACCTGTTCGGCCACATCATCCGCTGGCACGAGGCCGGCGCCAACGCCGCCGCCACCGCCTTCAAGTGGGACATCTTCGTGCTGGCCGGCCGCCCGGATGCCGCCAAGGCGGAGCACGTCGGCAACATCAAGGGCGACGCCTTCGGCAGCCCGGACGGCCTGAAATTCGACCACAACGGCGTGCTGTGGGTACAGACCGACGTGTCCACCTCCACGGTGAACATGAAGGAATACAAGGACATGGGCAACAACCAGATGGTGGCGGTGGTGCCGGAAACCGGCGAATTCCGCCGCTTCCTGGTCGGCCCGAAAGGCTGCGAGATCACCGGCCTCGCCTTCACCCCGGACATGAAGACCATGTTCGTCAACATCCAGCACCCGGGCGAACCGGATTCCGAGCGCAACGACCCGGCCAAGCCGACCGCGATCTCCACCTGGCCGGACGGCCCGAAAGCCGGCCGCCCACGCGCCGGCACGGTGGTGGTACGCAAGCTGAACGGCGGCGTGATCGGCAGCTAAACCGCTGGCATGGCAGCGAAGGACAACAGCCCCGCGTGTGCGGGGCTGTTTTTTTGCGGCCAACGTTGGCCGCAGCGCTGCCGGCCGGCTCGCGAGGTGCCGCCCCCGTGAGCCTGCTCGCCCGGCGCGGGACGTTCAGTCCGGCCGCGGCGGGCAGCGCAGGCCGTCCAGCTGGCTGCGCTCGGCGGTGTCCGGGTGGCTGGCAAACCAGCTGCCGGGAGTGTTTTCGTCGTCGGTGGCCTGCGGGTGGGTGGCGGCCTCGATGCGTTGCAGGCTGTAACCCAGCAGGCAGGGTGACAGGCCGTGCTCCCGCAGGCGGGCGTAGGCAAAGCGGTCGGCCTCGCGCTCGTGCGCGCGCGAATAGTCGGCATTGGCCAGCGAGACCGGCAGCACCAGCAGCGCGCTGCTGGCATCGCCGGTGATCAGGCTCAGCGCCAGCAGCAGGCCGGACGATTGCAGCGCGCTGCGCAGGCCGTGCCGCGCCTCGACGTGTCCGGCCTCGTGCGCGAGGATGGCCAGCAGCTCATCATCGCGCCGGATCAGCGCCAGCAACTGGTCGGTGACGACGATGGTGCCGCCGGGCAGGGCAAAGGCATTGGGGCCGATGACCGCCGCGTCGCGCAGCAGCAGGCGGTAGCGATAGCGGCTGTCGGGCAGCAGCGCCTGCAGTTGTTGCTGCAGTTGCGCACGGCGTGCCTCGCCGTGGCGGCTGGGGCCGATGGCACTGCTCCGGTCCAGCCACTGCAGGGTGCTGTCCGCCAGCGCCTGCTCTACCGGAACCGGTACCAGCGGCGCCAGCGCCCCGGCGGCCAGCGGCAGCAAATGGCGATAGCCCAGCCACAGGACCGCGCTGGCCAGTAGCGCCAGCCCGGCCAGCGCGCGCCAGCTTTGTTGCAGCCAGTGGCCGCTGCGGTCGCCCCAGGACAGCC
Coding sequences within:
- a CDS encoding M48 family metallopeptidase, which codes for MVTIKALWRDGKTPQAQAANVGRIDDELLLLCDDRQYRYRLADIRLEAGVADLPDTVQLPDGGTLEVADRITIRRLIGGLSWGDRSGHWLQQSWRALAGLALLASAVLWLGYRHLLPLAAGALAPLVPVPVEQALADSTLQWLDRSSAIGPSRHGEARRAQLQQQLQALLPDSRYRYRLLLRDAAVIGPNAFALPGGTIVVTDQLLALIRRDDELLAILAHEAGHVEARHGLRSALQSSGLLLALSLITGDASSALLVLPVSLANADYSRAHEREADRFAYARLREHGLSPCLLGYSLQRIEAATHPQATDDENTPGSWFASHPDTAERSQLDGLRCPPRPD
- a CDS encoding YoaK family protein, coding for MHRQHFSRLLDQRVATRSLYREPLTWLLGGAMAFIAGALNAGGFLAVQRYTSHVSGVVSSMADHLVLGDVSATLAALAALLAFIAGAAHAAWLINWARRQRLRSGYGVSLIEESLLLLLFGVFGAALAIAPAFFAPPIVLLLCFIMGMHNTIVTKLSGGLLRSTHMTGIATDIGIELARASYFNRDRSSKVAQVHANRERLQIYLLILGAFFVGGLVGALGFSYLGYGFSVPLALFLFVLGLRPLWYDLRLRWRWWRHSRSGSLREKT
- a CDS encoding SPOR domain-containing protein, encoding MKWFLVIVVVLNVLVGLYGVLKQKPAADIGAQDINAAQLTILPAGWRPASAPVAQPEASAVTALTDNLDASVATPAAALPATIASQPSVQKPVMQKPVAPVKADMPTVAKIELKPTPETKPVAGQCLAWGALDAKQLARVQGGLLALKLATAPQSSVKEEARGSGRVWVFYPPLATQAETQTLVAELKGKGFDSYIVKTEGEFRGHLSLGLFSKEAAAQALVMRLKAAGYDKAKVDARSERSQVTTLSFRALDAAQADKLRALQQRLLPGIPLRACS
- a CDS encoding PhoX family protein, with protein sequence MSDSYKYKQYGVDDTSNTCANPALSEVLEARFSRRSLLQGTGALGVAGVLSGSFATLAEAASVPFAKKTPLLGFKSIPFSSDDRVVVPEGYSADVLYAWGDPVGIKGNMPVFKQDASNTAAEQEAQAGMHHDGMSYFPLPLAATGSKHGLLAMNHEYTDDGLLHVDGMKKWNADKVLKSQHAHGVSVIEVEDTGKGWRVVRPSKYARRIHANTPIAISGPARGHTLMQTEADPKGVEILGTLNNCANGQTPWGTYLTCEENWDGYFVNDSGTLSANEKRYGINNKGAGYNWAVEDFRFDLQLNPNEANRFGWVVEIDPFDASAKPVKHTALGRFKHEGATVTIAPSGHAVVYMGDDQRFEYIYKFVSKNKYNPKNRKANMGLLSEGTLYVARFNADGAGEWLPLVHGQNGLTAENGFADQGEVVIMARLAADKVGATKMDRPEWIAVNPRQAGEVYCTLTNNSDRGKDGKPGTDAANPRNGNLFGHIIRWHEAGANAAATAFKWDIFVLAGRPDAAKAEHVGNIKGDAFGSPDGLKFDHNGVLWVQTDVSTSTVNMKEYKDMGNNQMVAVVPETGEFRRFLVGPKGCEITGLAFTPDMKTMFVNIQHPGEPDSERNDPAKPTAISTWPDGPKAGRPRAGTVVVRKLNGGVIGS
- a CDS encoding biotin--[acetyl-CoA-carboxylase] ligase, whose amino-acid sequence is MKDLAFSVLRTLADGRFHSGEAMAQQLGCSRTLVWQAVHHLENEFGLTVFSVRGQGYRLPAPFALLEVAAVRAGLDERAANVFTLALAEEIDSSNTQLTTRAAQGAPHGLVLAAERQTAGRGRLGRRWQMRLGAGLTFSLLWRFDRGLSGLAGLSLVVGIAIVRALREFGVPVALKWPNDVLLDGRKLAGILIELSGDALGPAAVVIGIGLNVAAPGEVDQPVANLADAGCKVGRNALLAALLNQLAQVLSQFDRDGFVAFRDEWHQLAAFIGQPVRLSFSHGEPVDGIAVGVDDSGALLVDSAAGRRVFHVGEVSLRAAP
- a CDS encoding type III pantothenate kinase codes for the protein MKLLIDAGNTRVKWALWDGKQLRQQGAVAHADIASLAAPWAALSLDAVLAASVAHDAVRQAIEAAAPLPVQWQRSQAVAFGVRNHYRNVSEQGADRWLAVLGARQRYPAQDVVIASAGTALTVEALTAEGDYLGGLILPGYRLMLASLAQNTANLDRAAGHACAFPQGTEDALASGAIDALCGAMQRLQQRLAAHTGRPPLLLLTGGDAALLQPHLPPDTRMVDNLVLYGLASVADGS
- the rfaE2 gene encoding D-glycero-beta-D-manno-heptose 1-phosphate adenylyltransferase, encoding MAYPTPQFEEKICPPEQLAARLAALPRPIVFTNGCFDILHRGHVTYLAQARALGGSLIVGLNTDASVKRQGKGDDRPINNELNRAAVLAALESVSLVTWFDSDTPAGLIALVQPDVLVKGGDWTVANIVGSAETLARGGEVHSIPFLFDTSTTATIKKIRTADGQ